From Juglans regia cultivar Chandler chromosome 8, Walnut 2.0, whole genome shotgun sequence, the proteins below share one genomic window:
- the LOC108991050 gene encoding probable alpha-amylase 2 isoform X1, whose amino-acid sequence MSYLSNDFDESNGQNDLGAVIRNGREILFQAFNWESNKKHDWWRNLESKVPDMAKSGFTSAWLPPASHSIAPEGYLPQNLYSLNSAYGSEHLLKTLLQKMKQYKVRAMADIVINHRIGTTQGHGGMYNRYDGIPLAWDEHAVTSCTGGLGNRSTGDNFPGVPNIDHCQEFVRKDITEWLQWLRKSVGFQDFRFDFARGYSAKYVKEYIEGAKPMFSVGEYWDSCNYNDQGLDYNQDSHRQRIVNWINGTGQLSTAFDFTTKGILQEAVKGQFWRLRDAQGKPPGVMGFWPSRAVTFLDNHDTGSTQAHWPFPSNHIMEGYAYILTHPGIPTVFYDHFYDWGDSTRDQITKLMDIRRRQDIHSRSSITILEAQPNLYSAMIGEKVCMKIGDGSWCPAGREWTLAASGHRYAAWQK is encoded by the exons ATGAGTTACCTGAGCAAC GATTTTGATGAAAGTAATGGGCAGAATGATCTGG GTGCAGTCATACGCAATGGAAGGGAAATTCTTTTCCAG GCTTTTAACTGGGAGTCTAATAAAAAACATGATTGGTGGAGAAATTTGGAAAGCAAAGTTCCTGATATGGCAAAATCTGGATTTACTTCAGCATGGTTGCCACCAGCAAGTCATTCCATCGCACCTGAAG GTTACCTTCCACAGAACCTTTATTCCCTCAATTCTGCATATGGTTCGGAGCACCTTTTGAAAACTTTACTTCAAAAAATGAAGCAATACAAAGTTAGAGCAATGGCTGACATTGTAATCAATCATCGCATTGGTACTACCCAAGGGCATGGGGGAATGTATAACCGCTATGATGGAATTCCTTTAGCATGGGATGAACATGCTGTCACGTCTTGTACTGGTGGATTG GGTAATCGAAGCACTGGAGACAATTTCCCTGGAGTTCCAAATATTGATCATTGCCAAGAATTTGTTCGAAAAGATATTACTGAATGGCTCCAGTGGCTACGCAAGAGTGTTGGCTTTCAGGATTTTCGTTTTGATTTTGCAAGAGG CTATTCAGCAAAATATGTGAAAGAATATATTGAAGGAGCTAAGCCAATGTTTTCTGTTGGGGAGTACTGGGATTCTTGCAACTACAATGATCAAGGCTTGGACTATAACCAAG ATAGCCATAGACAGCGGATAGTCAACTGGATCAATGGCACAGGACAACTTTCAACTGCATTTGACTTCACAACAAAGGGAATTCTTCAG GAAGCTGTTAAGGGACAATTCTGGCGACTTCGTGATGCTCAAGGGAAACCACCGGGTGTTATGGGATTTTGGCCTTCAAGAGCTGTCACATTCTTAGATAACCATGATACAGGCTCAACCCAG GCTCATTGGCCCTTTCCTTCAAATCACATTATGGAG GGATATGCATACATTCTCACGCATCCAGGGATACCAACAGTGTTTTATGACCATTTTTACGATTGGGGTGATTCGACTCGTGACCAAATCACGAAACTG ATGGACATTCGAAGGCGTCAGGACATTCACAGCCGTTCATCTATTACAATTCTGGAGGCACAGCCAAATCTCTACTCTGCAATGATTGGGGAGAAAGTGTGCATGAAGATTGGTGATGGATCCTGGTGTCCAGCTGGCAGGGAATGGACACTGGCAGCTAGTGGCCATAGATATGCAGCATGGCAGAAGTAA
- the LOC108991050 gene encoding probable alpha-amylase 2 isoform X2 yields MSYLSNDFDESNGQNDLVIRNGREILFQAFNWESNKKHDWWRNLESKVPDMAKSGFTSAWLPPASHSIAPEGYLPQNLYSLNSAYGSEHLLKTLLQKMKQYKVRAMADIVINHRIGTTQGHGGMYNRYDGIPLAWDEHAVTSCTGGLGNRSTGDNFPGVPNIDHCQEFVRKDITEWLQWLRKSVGFQDFRFDFARGYSAKYVKEYIEGAKPMFSVGEYWDSCNYNDQGLDYNQDSHRQRIVNWINGTGQLSTAFDFTTKGILQEAVKGQFWRLRDAQGKPPGVMGFWPSRAVTFLDNHDTGSTQAHWPFPSNHIMEGYAYILTHPGIPTVFYDHFYDWGDSTRDQITKLMDIRRRQDIHSRSSITILEAQPNLYSAMIGEKVCMKIGDGSWCPAGREWTLAASGHRYAAWQK; encoded by the exons ATGAGTTACCTGAGCAAC GATTTTGATGAAAGTAATGGGCAGAATGATCTGG TCATACGCAATGGAAGGGAAATTCTTTTCCAG GCTTTTAACTGGGAGTCTAATAAAAAACATGATTGGTGGAGAAATTTGGAAAGCAAAGTTCCTGATATGGCAAAATCTGGATTTACTTCAGCATGGTTGCCACCAGCAAGTCATTCCATCGCACCTGAAG GTTACCTTCCACAGAACCTTTATTCCCTCAATTCTGCATATGGTTCGGAGCACCTTTTGAAAACTTTACTTCAAAAAATGAAGCAATACAAAGTTAGAGCAATGGCTGACATTGTAATCAATCATCGCATTGGTACTACCCAAGGGCATGGGGGAATGTATAACCGCTATGATGGAATTCCTTTAGCATGGGATGAACATGCTGTCACGTCTTGTACTGGTGGATTG GGTAATCGAAGCACTGGAGACAATTTCCCTGGAGTTCCAAATATTGATCATTGCCAAGAATTTGTTCGAAAAGATATTACTGAATGGCTCCAGTGGCTACGCAAGAGTGTTGGCTTTCAGGATTTTCGTTTTGATTTTGCAAGAGG CTATTCAGCAAAATATGTGAAAGAATATATTGAAGGAGCTAAGCCAATGTTTTCTGTTGGGGAGTACTGGGATTCTTGCAACTACAATGATCAAGGCTTGGACTATAACCAAG ATAGCCATAGACAGCGGATAGTCAACTGGATCAATGGCACAGGACAACTTTCAACTGCATTTGACTTCACAACAAAGGGAATTCTTCAG GAAGCTGTTAAGGGACAATTCTGGCGACTTCGTGATGCTCAAGGGAAACCACCGGGTGTTATGGGATTTTGGCCTTCAAGAGCTGTCACATTCTTAGATAACCATGATACAGGCTCAACCCAG GCTCATTGGCCCTTTCCTTCAAATCACATTATGGAG GGATATGCATACATTCTCACGCATCCAGGGATACCAACAGTGTTTTATGACCATTTTTACGATTGGGGTGATTCGACTCGTGACCAAATCACGAAACTG ATGGACATTCGAAGGCGTCAGGACATTCACAGCCGTTCATCTATTACAATTCTGGAGGCACAGCCAAATCTCTACTCTGCAATGATTGGGGAGAAAGTGTGCATGAAGATTGGTGATGGATCCTGGTGTCCAGCTGGCAGGGAATGGACACTGGCAGCTAGTGGCCATAGATATGCAGCATGGCAGAAGTAA
- the LOC109018895 gene encoding rop guanine nucleotide exchange factor 1-like, translating into MGSVSSEDGFDQLSERFESYSLSADISDSETSSGFSCRRYDRECVSSSLTSSPLAGPELVDNPGFPAPVPVLLPVVGGRHVVIPAKRTEKPVAELSEVELMKERFAKLLLGEDMSGGGKGVCTALAISNAITNLSATVFGELWKLEPLAPQKKSMWHREMGWLLCVSDSIVELIPSVQEFPGGGTFEVMVTRPRSDLYVNLPALKKLDAMLHGILDGFHDSEFYYVDRGIIVAGSDDIETYNLSRSPVRPSVRQEEKWWLPFPKVPPNGLSQGVRKKLQHSRECTTQILKAAMAINSSVLAEMEIPISYLESLPKSGKAHLGEILYRYITAEKFSLESLLDYLEFSSEYTTLDIANRIEAAVHIWRQKNLERHPIHAKAGKSTWGGKVKGFVGDIEKNKLLASRAETLLQNLRLRFPGLPQTALDMSKIQYNKDVGQSILESYSRVMESLAFNIMARIDDLLYVDDATKQRAAAAAVAADSTSLYEQERFGCSLPKQKWMMSQSPFSIQHLPCASPLTIPAFHSSQIDESPGGRTHHAVKNLRYTLDEKL; encoded by the exons ATGGGGAGCGTTTCGTCCGAAGATGGGTTCGACCAATTGAGCGAGCGGTTCGAGAGCTACAGTTTGAGTGCTGACATCAGTGACTCGGAGACCTCTAGTGGCTTTTCCTGTCGCCGCTACGATCGCGAATGCGTGTCGAGTTCTTTGACGTCTTCGCCGCTTGCCGGACCCGAGTTAGTAGACAATCCCGGTTTCCCGGCGCCGGTGCCAGTGTTGTTGCCTGTGGTCGGGGGTAGACACGTCGTGATTCCGGCTAAGAGGACGGAGAAACCGGTGGCGGAGTTATCCG AGGTTGAGTTGATGAAAGAGCGGTTTGCTAAGCTTCTGCTTGGAGAAGATATGTCTGGTGGAGGGAAGGGAGTTTGTACCGCTCTTGCTATCTCTAATGCCATCACAAACCTTTCCG CTACTGTGTTTGGGGAGCTGTGGAAGCTGGAGCCATTGGCTCCGCAGAAGAAATCAATGTGGCATCGAGAAATGGGATGGCTTTTATGTGTGAGTGACTCTATTGTAGAACTCATTCCATCTGTGCAAGAATTCCCCGGAGGTGGCACCTTTGAGGTCATGGTGACTCGGCCTCGCTCGGATTTATATGTGAACCTCCCAGCACTCAAAAAATTAGATGCGATGTTGCATGGAATTCTTGATGGGTTTCACGATTCAGAGTTCTATTACGTTGATCGTGGGATAATTGTTGCTGGCAGTGATGACATAGAAACATATAATTTGTCTAGATCCCCAGTAAGACCTTCAGTTAGGCAGGAAGAGAAATGGTGGCTCCCCTTCCCGAAGGTCCCACCAAATGGTTTGTCTCAAGGTGTGAGGAAAAAATTGCAGCACTCCAGGGAATGCACAACTCAGATCCTTAAGGCTGCCATGGCAATTAATAGCAGTGTGCTGGCTGAGATGGAAATCCCAATTTCTTACTTGGAGAGCTTGCCCAAG AGTGGAAAAGCTCATTTAGGCGAAATCTTATACCGTTACATTACTGCCGAGAAATTCTCCTTGGAGTCTCTCCTTGACTACTTAGAGTTTTCATCAGAGTACACTACTCTGGATATAGCAAACAGGATAGAGGCTGCTGTGCACATTTGGAGGCAGAAGAATCTGGAAAGGCATCCAATTCATGCAAAAGCTGGGAAGTCAACATGGGGTGGCAAGGTTAAGGGTTTTGTCGGTGACATAGAGAAGAATAAGCTTCTAGCAAGTAGGGCTGAGACCCTCTTACAGAATTTAAGGCTAAGGTTCCCTGGTCTCCCACAGACTGCTTTGGATATGAGCAAGATTCAGTATAACAAG GATGTTGGGCAGTCGATCCTTGAGAGCTATTCTAGAGTGATGGAAAGCTTAGCCTTTAACATAATGGCAAGAATTGATGATCTTCTATATGTAGATGATGCCACTAAGCAACGTGCTGCAGCAGCAGCAGTCGCAGCAGACTCAACATCACTGTATGAACAGGAAAGGTTTGGTTGTTCTCTTCCGAAACAGAAGTGGATGATGTCACAGAGCCCCTTCTCAATTCAACACTTGCCCTGTGCTTCTCCATTAACAATACCGGCATTCCATTCTAGTCAAATAGATGAAAGCCCTGGTGGAAGGACACATCATGCAGTAAAGAACTTAAGGTACACACTGGATGAgaagttataa